A single genomic interval of Lactococcus sp. S-13 harbors:
- a CDS encoding winged helix-turn-helix transcriptional regulator, whose amino-acid sequence MSEKIYNIAVEATMEVIGGKWKPIILCNLRHGAVRPGELKRQISGISQKMLTQQLKELESAHIVTRKSYNEVPPRVEYSLSEYGESLSTIMDSLCDWGKLHIQTLKNQGQSVTLLQD is encoded by the coding sequence ATGTCAGAAAAAATTTATAATATTGCTGTCGAAGCCACCATGGAGGTCATCGGTGGCAAATGGAAACCCATTATCTTGTGTAATTTGCGACATGGAGCCGTTCGCCCAGGTGAATTAAAGAGACAAATTTCTGGAATTAGCCAAAAAATGCTGACTCAGCAACTCAAAGAATTAGAATCTGCTCACATCGTAACCCGAAAATCCTATAATGAAGTTCCGCCACGCGTCGAATATTCACTTAGTGAATATGGAGAAAGTCTAAGTACAATCATGGATAGTCTTTGTGATTGGGGGAAACTCCACATTCAAACTCTAAAAAATCAAGGGCAATCCGTCACTCTTTTACAGGATTAA
- a CDS encoding MFS transporter: MKKKISPHLTLLALAINAFAIGSTEFISVGLMPMIITQFHVTLAQAGLTVSLYALGVTIGAPLLTVFTGRWNRRTLMIAIMSLFIIGNLFTAFSPTFTILLLGRVIAALAHGIFMSVSTVIAANVVRPEKRASAIAMMFMGLTVATIVGVPLGTFIGQQSRWNSAFIFIALIGLLGLVFSALLIPRHLEIPGRVDLLGFKRIFSNKSIVVSFVITALGYGSTFAAYTYLSPILEHEFGFSEQAIVFILLGYGLTVALGNSLGGYWANRSVLKSLIKMFAALAFALLFMTLAIFNGNMWLGLISVLVLGFFAFMNVPGLQLYVVQLAEKEAPKDIALTSAFNISAFNVGIAFGSLVGAQVTQRIGVNLTPVSGMIIALLAMFLALGASKKEKRSKK, encoded by the coding sequence ATGAAGAAAAAAATATCACCTCATTTAACATTGCTCGCTCTTGCAATTAATGCATTTGCGATTGGTTCTACAGAATTTATAAGTGTTGGCTTGATGCCAATGATTATCACACAATTTCATGTGACATTGGCTCAGGCTGGCTTGACAGTTTCTCTTTATGCTTTAGGGGTAACAATTGGTGCGCCTTTACTCACTGTTTTTACAGGAAGATGGAATCGGCGCACTTTGATGATTGCCATTATGAGCTTGTTCATTATTGGGAATTTATTTACAGCATTTTCACCGACTTTCACCATTTTGCTTTTAGGGCGCGTGATTGCTGCTTTGGCGCATGGGATATTTATGTCAGTTTCAACGGTGATTGCTGCAAACGTGGTTCGTCCAGAAAAGCGTGCCTCAGCAATTGCTATGATGTTCATGGGATTGACTGTTGCAACGATTGTAGGCGTTCCTTTAGGGACATTTATTGGGCAACAAAGTCGTTGGAATAGCGCCTTTATTTTTATCGCCTTAATTGGTTTGTTAGGCTTGGTTTTCAGTGCTTTACTTATTCCTCGTCATTTGGAAATTCCTGGTCGTGTGGATTTGCTTGGTTTTAAACGAATTTTCTCTAATAAATCAATAGTTGTTTCATTTGTAATCACGGCCTTAGGTTATGGGAGCACTTTTGCTGCGTACACTTATTTATCTCCCATTTTAGAGCATGAATTTGGCTTCTCGGAACAGGCAATTGTTTTTATTTTGCTCGGGTATGGTCTAACGGTTGCTCTTGGAAATAGTTTAGGTGGCTATTGGGCTAATAGGAGTGTATTGAAAAGTTTAATTAAAATGTTTGCTGCTCTAGCTTTCGCCTTGCTTTTTATGACGCTTGCAATTTTTAATGGTAATATGTGGCTTGGACTAATTTCTGTCTTGGTCTTGGGATTCTTTGCTTTTATGAATGTTCCAGGTCTGCAGCTTTATGTTGTTCAATTGGCCGAAAAAGAAGCGCCCAAAGATATTGCTCTCACCTCAGCTTTTAATATTTCGGCCTTTAATGTTGGGATAGCCTTTGGATCACTGGTCGGCGCGCAAGTGACTCAACGAATAGGGGTCAATTTGACCCCAGTTTCTGGGATGATCATTGCCCTTTTAGCTATGTTTTTAGCTTTAGGCGCAAGTAAAAAAGAAAAAAGAAGTAAGAAGTAA
- a CDS encoding site-specific DNA-methyltransferase has translation MPKIPFDDRPHKNEKQESIDFVKSLIEQARTDARDSDIPKLEKLIQLLNSKKYGLVWEEHAELVEEEMKTKIPVFVEDQGKKINDNPDSEDFNFLLEGDNLHSLHLLEKTHLGKIDVIYIDPPYNTGTKEGAFRYNDKLILNDDSYIHSKWLSFINVRLKIAERLLTNDGVLFLHIDENEYAQIKLLLDELFGEDAFVENLIWNKRVPKNDKGIGAIHEYILVYSKNKKNEFLVEKEGLEEIFSLVENAKKSGKTPLESQNMLKQYYRENEFPRAITLYNNVDNNYKIFGKINMSWPNANTFGPRYDVLHPKTKNPVKVPDRGWRWRYETLKDALNGDFQELEDGGYLKGRIWYAKDEKTQISSINYLEDTNRMLLRSIISLKSDGSLELEKLGFRKNDFAYAKPVSLAKELLESITFSNKNAIILDFFAGSGTTGQAVAELNNEDGGNRKFILATNNENNIAEEVTYERMKRVSSGTEKYEAKPMNLKYLKTDFVIKEKFPNVSLEYELLRYITPLVELEFTVDIVNPKVQIVITDGQLESLIENNELVAYSTLFMHPDIFRDAEQNQVLSDLQIKVQEIPNYFFGMELWSK, from the coding sequence ATGCCTAAAATTCCCTTTGATGACCGCCCTCATAAAAATGAAAAACAAGAATCCATCGACTTTGTAAAGTCCCTCATTGAACAAGCGAGAACTGATGCTCGTGACTCTGATATTCCAAAACTTGAAAAATTGATTCAACTTCTTAACTCGAAAAAATATGGCTTAGTCTGGGAAGAACACGCCGAGTTAGTTGAGGAAGAAATGAAAACGAAAATTCCTGTTTTTGTCGAAGATCAAGGCAAGAAAATCAACGATAATCCAGATTCGGAAGATTTTAATTTTCTTTTAGAGGGAGATAATCTGCACAGCTTGCATCTTTTGGAAAAAACACATCTTGGGAAGATTGATGTAATTTATATTGACCCACCTTATAATACAGGAACTAAAGAAGGAGCATTTCGATATAATGACAAATTGATACTTAACGATGATTCTTATATTCACTCAAAATGGCTTAGCTTTATAAATGTTCGCTTAAAAATTGCTGAAAGATTGCTTACAAATGATGGGGTTCTATTTCTTCATATTGATGAAAATGAATACGCACAAATCAAGTTATTATTAGATGAGTTATTTGGAGAAGATGCCTTTGTAGAAAACTTGATTTGGAATAAGCGCGTCCCTAAAAATGATAAAGGAATCGGTGCAATTCATGAGTATATTTTAGTGTATAGCAAAAACAAAAAGAATGAGTTTTTAGTTGAAAAAGAGGGATTAGAAGAAATTTTTTCTTTAGTAGAAAATGCAAAAAAATCAGGGAAAACACCACTTGAATCACAGAATATGTTAAAGCAGTATTATCGTGAGAATGAATTTCCAAGAGCTATTACACTATATAATAATGTAGACAATAATTATAAGATATTTGGAAAAATTAATATGTCATGGCCAAATGCAAATACTTTTGGACCTAGATATGATGTTTTGCATCCTAAAACTAAAAATCCAGTTAAAGTTCCAGATAGAGGTTGGAGATGGCGTTATGAAACATTGAAAGATGCCTTGAATGGAGATTTTCAAGAATTGGAGGATGGAGGATATTTAAAAGGTAGGATTTGGTATGCAAAAGATGAAAAAACTCAAATATCTAGTATCAATTATCTAGAGGATACCAACAGAATGCTTCTGAGGTCTATTATTTCTTTGAAATCTGACGGTTCACTTGAGTTAGAGAAATTAGGATTTAGAAAAAATGATTTTGCATATGCTAAACCAGTCAGCTTGGCTAAAGAGTTGTTAGAATCAATTACTTTTAGTAATAAAAATGCGATTATTTTAGATTTTTTTGCAGGTTCTGGAACGACTGGACAAGCTGTAGCAGAACTCAACAATGAAGATGGCGGAAATCGTAAATTTATTCTTGCAACAAATAATGAAAATAATATTGCCGAGGAAGTAACTTATGAACGGATGAAACGTGTTTCTTCGGGTACTGAAAAATATGAAGCAAAACCAATGAATTTGAAATATCTCAAAACTGATTTTGTAATCAAAGAAAAATTCCCTAATGTTTCACTCGAATATGAGCTTTTAAGATATATCACACCACTTGTGGAACTTGAATTTACAGTTGACATTGTTAATCCTAAAGTTCAAATTGTGATTACAGATGGACAGCTTGAAAGTTTGATTGAAAATAATGAGCTGGTAGCTTATTCAACTTTGTTCATGCACCCCGATATTTTCCGAGATGCAGAACAAAATCAAGTCTTGTCGGACTTACAAATCAAAGTGCAAGAAATTCCTAATTACTTCTTTGGAATGGAGTTGTGGAGTAAATGA